TTATGAATCACATAACCAGTCCCATCAGCGATACCGTAGTGCCAATAGGTACTGCATCGGACTCTCAATACCGTACCGGCTGGGAAATAGGTGCTTTGCATAAATACGTCTATCCAACTCGCTTTCAGTATCGTAAAGCCTAGCTGTTACTCCGCAATATTGTGAAATTTGTCTCATTTTGAGTAAAAACGCATATTTTTCGGCAGACATGCATTTTAACGTAGTCATTGGCTTCCAATCTTTCTGATTGCTGCTAACATAAATACAACCGTCAAAATAATGACACAAATCAAAATAATTTTTTGACTGGCGACAATTTATTATGTTCATGAGAAGTATATTTTTATTGTTGTTCATGAGTTGCGCTGTTGGGTGCCAATCCATTCGCACCGTTAACCAAAACGACTTGGTTCCCTTGACCACACCAGTAGCATCAATACAGTTTCTATCTGAAGATGCCATTGCCCAATGTGAAATCGACAAACGCCTGTTCGAAGGCAGCTTCATTGCTACCGGCTCAGATACCACAAATTCTGACCATCGCCATCCTGAGCTGTCCTTAAACCGCGAGAATCAGCAAGCCAAAACGGAACACACACCCGATCTATGGGACTTACTGGCCAGTGAGCTAACCATAGACGTACCCAATAACCGTACTATCCGCTATTACAAGCGCTGGTATGTGAACAATCCCTACCACATAGAAAAAGTCACTGCCCGTGCAGAGCCTTTTCTTTATTATATTTACCAACAAGTGAATGCCCGAGGACTACCAATAGAGCTCGTCCTTCTCCCCTTTGTTGAAAGCAGTTTTGATCAATTCGCCTATTCGCACAAAGGCGCAGCAGGCCTTTGGCAGATCACCGAACCAACCGGAAAGGCATTCGGGTTAGACATCATCAAGGGTTACGACGGCCGGCGTGATATCGTTTCTTCCACAGAGGCCGCATTGGATTTACTCGAGTACCTATATGACAAATTCAACCAAGACTGGCTACACGCCATTGCGGCATACAATACTGGCGGAGCCAGAGTAAGGACTGCAATCAAGCAGAATAAACAAGCGGGTAAATCAACCGACTTCTGGTCACTACAACTACCCAAAGAAACCCGCCATTACGTACCGAAACTATTGGCGATGGCCGATTTGGTAAAGCACCATAGTTACCGATATGACATTCCTCTCCACCCAATTCAAGCCAAACCTATACTCGAAGAGATAACCATCAGCAGAAAGGTCAAACTGGGCACCGTCGCCACCTTCTCAGGTTTATCCAGCAAGGAACTGTATCACTATAACCCCGGTTACACCGCTGGCTATACCCGCCGAGATAAAGACAATAAGATCTTGATGCCGCTTAAAAACAAGACCCTTTTTTTTGAACACAAGCACGCATCTAACTATGCCAAACAACATTATGATGTCATAGACATCAAGGTAGGCGATTCTCTCAATCAGCTGGCCCAGACCAACAACATTTCTGTCGATTTAATCAAGCAGGTCAATCATCTAAGCGATGCGACAATTTTTGCAGGCCAAAAACTGCTGATCCCTAAACTCACCAATCTCGAATAAAGTTGCTTTTATTAGTATGGGCGCCAATTAGCCCAAAATGACAATGTGCACAATTTTTCCAAATATTGCTTTATTCATAAGAAAGTTGATCTATGATGGAAAAGTGAAAATAAAATCACAAATATCTTCAAGTTGTCATAAAAGGGTAATATATGCAGCATCAAGAAATGATCAATCCAACTCACACCGGCATTATCACACGTACCATTTTCACCAGCTTGGCATTTATGGTCGTTGGCCTCGTACTTATGTAACCACCTTACGGTAATAAGCAATGAAACTTTTATCATTAAAGCGTTCATTAAAGTAAAAAGGGCATGTCAACAACATGCCCTTTTTACTTTATCCCAGTTATATCGTCTCTAAATCAACAGACATCTTAGTACTATTATTCGCTTTTTCCGGTAAATAGACGGTAAATACCGACCCTTTGCCCAACTCGGACTCCACCACGATTTCGCCACCGATACCACTCACAATACCTTGGCTCACCGATAACCCTAACCCAGTGCCGCTTCTTCGGGTGGTATAGAACGGATTGAAAATCCGTTCGATGCTCTCTTCGCTGATCCCACAACCATGATCGATAATTTTCACGATTGCTCCAATCGGGCTACCTGTTTCATCGAGCCAATCTTCAGTCATCACCCGCAATGTACCTTGATCATTCATGGCATGGATACCGTTCATCTGCAAATTCACCAACACCTGCAGCATTTGATGGCGGTTGACTTCCACACAGCAACGAGCGTTCAGTTCAGTTTGGATCTCGACATCGAACTTTTTGGTACCACTCCTGACTAGAGTCAGACTCTCTTCGACTATAGGGTTCAAATGCTGCCAAGTCACTTCATCTTGTACCCCGCCCTGGCGGCTATACTGCAGCAAGCTTCGGGTAATATTGCGAATACGATCGATCTGCTGGTGAATCGCTTCGAGCTCTTCTCGAACGCGTTCACTATCGGTACCGAGCTCTAACTGCATCAGCTCAACATTACCTAAAATAACAGCCGTAGGATTGTTGATTTCATGGGCAATCCCTGCCGTTAGTTCACCTAGAGCCGCTAATTTTTCATTGCTGACCAGTTTACTTCTGGCTTGATTCAACAGTTTGATATGTTGCTCCAGCTCTTCGGTTTTCTCTCTCAGGCTTTGGGTACGCCGCTGTACTTTATCCTCGAGCTGCTGCGACGCTTGCTTGATTGCTTCATTGCGCTGATGAAGCTGATCGAGCATGGTATCAAACTGCTTGCCGAGAATTTGGAGTTCATGACCGCGGGTCAGATCCAAGCTGCCGATACGGCGATCCAGACCCAACTGGATTGCCGAAACCACTTGGTGCATTTTCTCAATTGGCCTGAACAGATCTCTCGCGCCGCGATAGACAATCACCCCGGAAATCAGCAAAACGAAAACAATCCCCACCCCAAGCTCGACAATATTGGTCAGGTATATCTTGATCATCGGCCACTCAAGGTAACCGGTATAAAGCATGCCGATAATATCGCCATTGTAGTCTTTCAATGGCTCATAGGCAGAGACATACCAATCATCGTAAACAAAAGCACGGTCCACCCACATCTCACCCCGCTCCAGCACCGATTGTTTAACATCATCTGAAACACGAGTACCCACCGCCCGGCCATTTAACTGAACGCTATCGAGCGGAACATTGGTACTGACCCGGATATCGTTCATAAACAACGTGACCGTGCCAATACTGCCTTCTGGAAGGGTATCCGATGCGTACACCAGATCACGGATACGATCGACTAGCTGAGTACTGTTGTTGAGCAAAATCCCACCATCGATGATCCATTGCAGATCGCCCTGCTGGTTAAAGATGGGAATTAAGCTGCGGCTTATCAGGCCATAAGATACGAGGTTATTCTCACTGAGCAGCGGAATTTGCGCGCGTGCGGGGAGATCCGGGTGCAGATCATCCAACTCATACGAGGCGAGCCGCTCGAAAAAAGTCTGCTCCTTGCCTTGGAGTAATAAATGACGATTGGCTTTGGGAAATTCTCCTAATGCAGCGGCCGGGTGAATAACAACAAAATCCAGATCATACTGACCCGCCTGCTGCTTGACCCAATCAATAAGCTGGCTTTGATCTTCTTTAAGCAATGTTTGGAATGGGTAGGATTCCGTCAGGGAGCCCAGCCGCATCCGCTGCTCTTTTTGCAACAGCTCCATGCTATGGTGGGCAACCGCCAGATCAGCGCGCACATTCATCAACGCATTCTGCCAGGTGTATATCACCGTCCAGTACATTGTCAGGGCGATCAACGCCAGCAAGGTAATAATAATCGGTACAGATGTCAGCAGCAGTAACCGATAACGAACCATAGTCCGAAAACGACGGACCCAGATCGCAATGCACTGTTTCATAGTCGGCCTTATTGTTCGGTGGTCGTCAGGGCTTCATCTGCCCATTCCTTGAATTTGCGTTCAAGGGTTTTTCTTGCCACGCCAAGCTGCCTGGCCGCCGCTGATTTATTTCCCGCATGGGAATCGACAACCTGCATGATGTGCGCTTTTTCGACATCTTTAAGCGTCCAGTCGCTGGGATAACAAAAGGACTTCTCATCATTTTCTTGGCAGCGACAAGGCTGATGACTCTCGTTGCCATCCGCGGACAAGACCGCGTCGACCGACTGGCTTGGACCCTGAGTGACAGGGTCACTCGCCAGCTCTGCTCTGGCTGGTGCCTCACCGGCCAGTTCACGCCAGTAATCAGCGGGCGGTTTACCCAGCAGCAAACAACGCTCCATCATATTGCGTAGCTCGCGAATATTGCCGGGCCAATCATAGGCCTGCATGGCGCTGATATCTTCGTGGGTCCAGTTAACCGCTTTTGAGCCTAAGTCTTTTGCCAACTGCTGGGTAAAGTGATAGGCGAGCGCAGGAATATCATCCAGCCGCTCACGTAGAGCGGGTAACTCAATGGTCAGCACATTGAGGCGGTAATATAAGTCTCGGCGGAACCGGCCTTCGGCCACTTCCTCTTTAAGGTTACGGTTTGTCGCCGCCACAATCCGGACATCCACCTGCACCTCGCGCTCGGCACCAACCGGCCGTATCGATTTTTGTTCCAGGGCACGCAGCAAAGAAGACTGCATAGACAGCGGCATTTCCCCGATTTCATCTAAAAACAAGGTACCGTTATTGGCCACTCGGAACAGGCCTTCACGGCCTTTCTTGGCGCCAGTAAAAGCCCCAGAAACATGACCAAACAACTCACTTTCGAGCAGATCGGGTGCAATTGCCCCGCAGTTCAGGGGAACAAAGGGACCGCTTCGTTTACTCAGCTGATGAAGCGCACGGGCAACCAATTCCTTACCGGTGCCCGATTCTCCTTCGACCAGCACGGCGGCTTGGGAGGGAGCGATCTGACCAATCAGCTTCTTCATCGATAGCGTACTGTGTGCATCACCAATAATGTCAACGGGATAACTTCGCTCAACATCCCGTTGTAAGGCAAAGTTCTGTCTTTCCACCAGGCGACGCTCTATACAGCGCTGCACCGACTGCATCATTTGATCAAGGTTGAACGGCTTGAGAATAAAATCCGACGCGCCAGCACGCAGGGCTTTGATCGCCGTTTCCAAATCAGCATAGCCTGTCATGAAAATCACATCACTGCGGCGAGTTTGCGGATCAAAAGCTTCATGCCATTCAATACCGGAACGACCTGGCAAGTTGATATCAACAATCAAAAGATCAAAGTGACACCGCTTGCGAAGCTCTTCCGCTTCCTCGATGCTTTCGGCAACATCAACCTGAGCAAACTGCTTACTCAGTGCTTTTTTCAGGATGGCGCGCATTCCCGGCTCATCGTCAACAACCAAAACGGAGACCGCAGACCAAGACACTGATGCATTTTCATTCATAAAAACCCAAATTATTTATGGTTATAATTGTGGGACATTTTGTCTCACTATGAATATCTCTGTCAAAGATGTTTCAAAATGTTTTTGAAATAATGTGAGTAGTGACGAACATATTGTTTTAAATCATTATCTTATAGACAATGCCAGCGTTATCATGCGCAACTTGTCCAAATTGGCATTTGATTTGCTTATTGACTCACGCATCAGGATGCAGAATATCTCCCTTGGAGAGCTTTGCTTCACTTGCGTAAAATAAATGACAAAATGACGTTCAGTCAGGAAGAACTATGAAATTATTGAAAACGACTCTTGTTGTGTTGGCCCTTGCTTCTTCAGCTGCAATTCAAGCGGCAGACAATATGACGGTACGATTAGCGACCACGACCAGTACCTATCACTCGGGCCTATTGGACTACCTGTTACCAGAATTTAAAAAAGATACCGGTTACACGGTAGAAGTGCTTGCCGCCGGTACCGGTAAATCACTTCGCATGGGCGAAAATGGCGATGTCGACCTCGTAATGACCCACGCCCCTAAGGCAGAAGCCACGTTTGTAAAAAAAGGGTTTGGTGTACTGCCGCGCAAATTAATGCACAACGATTTTGTGATTGTGGGTCCGAAGTCCGATCCAGCACACCTCGGTGAGGTGAAAGATGTAACAACCGCACTGAAAAACATTGCCGACCAAAACGAAACTTTCGTATCCCGCGGTGACGATTCGGGTACCCACAAAAAAGAACTGACGCTTTGGGCACAAACCAACATCGAACCGAACTTCGGTGGTTATAAAGCCGTTGGCCAAGGCATGGGCCCGACACTCAATATGGCGTCTGAGCTACAGGCATACACCATGACCGACCGCGGCACTTGGCTGGCATATCAGAACAAGCTTGACCTGAAAATTGTTCTGCAGGGCGACTCCCGCTTGTTCAACCCTTACCAAGTGATCCTGGTTAACCCAAGCCGCTACCCTGACATCAACTACCAAGGCGCCAAGTCTTTCAGTGACTGGTTGGTTAACTCAAAGGCACAGACCATGATCAATAACTACAAGCGACACGGCGAACAGCTATTTGTCGCGGATGCGCTTTCTCAGTAAATGGATATTTGGCAAACCACACACCAAGCGATCCAACTGCTGTTCAGCGGTGATGCCGCCCTCTGGGGGATCGTGGGTGTTTCATTTTCGGTTTCACTGCTGGCAATTAGCATTGTGCTCTTGCCAGCTCTACTGATCAGTTTTGCCCTTGCCTATGGTCGGTTTCCGGGACGTTGGTTGATTCTCTCCTTATTCAATACCTGCCAATCCATCCCAACAGTAGTGATCGGCTTATTGCTCTATATGCTGCTGTCGCGGGCTGGCCCTCTGGGCGACTGGAAAATGCTGTTTACTCAACAGGCAATGATTCTGGGGCAAATGCTGATATGCTTGCCTATTTTGGTTTCCATGATGCATGCCGCCTTCCAAAACAGTGACAAACGCGCTTGGGAAACTTCGCTGACATTGGGTGCCAGCTTGCCCAGAGCCTTCATGAGCCTAATGTGGGAAAGCCGTTTTCCTTTGCTGGCAGCTATCATCGCTGCATTTAGCCGGGTCATTACGGAAGTTGGCTGTTCCATGATGGTTGGTGGTAATATCCTCAACTCAACACGGAATATTCCCACTGCCATTGCCCTAGAAAGCTCCAAAGGTGCTTTCGCTCAAGGTGTTGCTTTAGGAATGGTGCTGCTGATTTTGGCATTAGGACTAAACTTTTTCCTATCTGTGGCGCGTGGCAAAGCCCACCTTCGCACTAACTAAGCCGGAGAATTTGATGACACAACTCTCAATCGAGGCCACAAACCTATCGGTTAGATTCAAAGACCGGCTGTTATTTCACATTCCTAACCTTGTCCTCGGGCCACGAGATGCCGTCTATCTCAGTGGTGACAACGGCGTTGGTAAAACAACGTTATTGAAGGTGCTTAGCGGGTTACAGCGTCCTACAACAGGCGCTATCAATATCAACAAACCCTCGCTATTACGCCGTTTGTTTTACGCCCACTCCAATAACGGTGTTGTATATATGCACCAAACGCCATACATGTTTGATGGAACCGTACTAGATAATGTCTGTTATGGTCTTAAATTCACCATTCGTGAGCGTCAAAAGCGCCGTAACGAGGCAATCAACGCCTTACGTATGGTAGGCTTGGAAACATTGGCCGATGAGCATATTTCTGTGCTTTCCGGTGGTGAAAGACAGCGCGTGGCTATGGCCCGGGCATGGGTTACTAAGCCGGCAGTTCTCTTAATGGACGAATCCAGTGCCAGCCTTGACCAGGAATCGACAGACCGCCTAGTTGTACTGTGCAAAGATTTGTTATCTCGAGGCACTAGCTTAGTGATTACCAGCCACCAAAAGAATGCGCTGACAGAGCTCTGTCGTCGCCAATGGACAATTTCAGACTCACAACTCATTGAACGAGCCGAGCTGCAACTCGTTAACGAGGACAATAACAAATATGCCTACGCCGGATAACACAAGCTGGGTCATTTTAGCTGGAGGGCAAGCC
This Photobacterium gaetbulicola Gung47 DNA region includes the following protein-coding sequences:
- a CDS encoding membrane-bound lytic murein transglycosylase D (COG0741), which gives rise to MFMRSIFLLLFMSCAVGCQSIRTVNQNDLVPLTTPVASIQFLSEDAIAQCEIDKRLFEGSFIATGSDTTNSDHRHPELSLNRENQQAKTEHTPDLWDLLASELTIDVPNNRTIRYYKRWYVNNPYHIEKVTARAEPFLYYIYQQVNARGLPIELVLLPFVESSFDQFAYSHKGAAGLWQITEPTGKAFGLDIIKGYDGRRDIVSSTEAALDLLEYLYDKFNQDWLHAIAAYNTGGARVRTAIKQNKQAGKSTDFWSLQLPKETRHYVPKLLAMADLVKHHSYRYDIPLHPIQAKPILEEITISRKVKLGTVATFSGLSSKELYHYNPGYTAGYTRRDKDNKILMPLKNKTLFFEHKHASNYAKQHYDVIDIKVGDSLNQLAQTNNISVDLIKQVNHLSDATIFAGQKLLIPKLTNLE
- a CDS encoding putative sensor histidine kinase (COG0642), producing MKQCIAIWVRRFRTMVRYRLLLLTSVPIIITLLALIALTMYWTVIYTWQNALMNVRADLAVAHHSMELLQKEQRMRLGSLTESYPFQTLLKEDQSQLIDWVKQQAGQYDLDFVVIHPAAALGEFPKANRHLLLQGKEQTFFERLASYELDDLHPDLPARAQIPLLSENNLVSYGLISRSLIPIFNQQGDLQWIIDGGILLNNSTQLVDRIRDLVYASDTLPEGSIGTVTLFMNDIRVSTNVPLDSVQLNGRAVGTRVSDDVKQSVLERGEMWVDRAFVYDDWYVSAYEPLKDYNGDIIGMLYTGYLEWPMIKIYLTNIVELGVGIVFVLLISGVIVYRGARDLFRPIEKMHQVVSAIQLGLDRRIGSLDLTRGHELQILGKQFDTMLDQLHQRNEAIKQASQQLEDKVQRRTQSLREKTEELEQHIKLLNQARSKLVSNEKLAALGELTAGIAHEINNPTAVILGNVELMQLELGTDSERVREELEAIHQQIDRIRNITRSLLQYSRQGGVQDEVTWQHLNPIVEESLTLVRSGTKKFDVEIQTELNARCCVEVNRHQMLQVLVNLQMNGIHAMNDQGTLRVMTEDWLDETGSPIGAIVKIIDHGCGISEESIERIFNPFYTTRRSGTGLGLSVSQGIVSGIGGEIVVESELGKGSVFTVYLPEKANNSTKMSVDLETI
- a CDS encoding putative sigma-54 dependent response regulator (COG2204), which translates into the protein MNENASVSWSAVSVLVVDDEPGMRAILKKALSKQFAQVDVAESIEEAEELRKRCHFDLLIVDINLPGRSGIEWHEAFDPQTRRSDVIFMTGYADLETAIKALRAGASDFILKPFNLDQMMQSVQRCIERRLVERQNFALQRDVERSYPVDIIGDAHSTLSMKKLIGQIAPSQAAVLVEGESGTGKELVARALHQLSKRSGPFVPLNCGAIAPDLLESELFGHVSGAFTGAKKGREGLFRVANNGTLFLDEIGEMPLSMQSSLLRALEQKSIRPVGAEREVQVDVRIVAATNRNLKEEVAEGRFRRDLYYRLNVLTIELPALRERLDDIPALAYHFTQQLAKDLGSKAVNWTHEDISAMQAYDWPGNIRELRNMMERCLLLGKPPADYWRELAGEAPARAELASDPVTQGPSQSVDAVLSADGNESHQPCRCQENDEKSFCYPSDWTLKDVEKAHIMQVVDSHAGNKSAAARQLGVARKTLERKFKEWADEALTTTEQ
- a CDS encoding extracellular tungstate binding protein (COG2998); amino-acid sequence: MKLLKTTLVVLALASSAAIQAADNMTVRLATTTSTYHSGLLDYLLPEFKKDTGYTVEVLAAGTGKSLRMGENGDVDLVMTHAPKAEATFVKKGFGVLPRKLMHNDFVIVGPKSDPAHLGEVKDVTTALKNIADQNETFVSRGDDSGTHKKELTLWAQTNIEPNFGGYKAVGQGMGPTLNMASELQAYTMTDRGTWLAYQNKLDLKIVLQGDSRLFNPYQVILVNPSRYPDINYQGAKSFSDWLVNSKAQTMINNYKRHGEQLFVADALSQ
- a CDS encoding ABC transporter permease (COG4662); translation: MDIWQTTHQAIQLLFSGDAALWGIVGVSFSVSLLAISIVLLPALLISFALAYGRFPGRWLILSLFNTCQSIPTVVIGLLLYMLLSRAGPLGDWKMLFTQQAMILGQMLICLPILVSMMHAAFQNSDKRAWETSLTLGASLPRAFMSLMWESRFPLLAAIIAAFSRVITEVGCSMMVGGNILNSTRNIPTAIALESSKGAFAQGVALGMVLLILALGLNFFLSVARGKAHLRTN
- a CDS encoding putative ABC-type cobalt transport system, ATPase component (COG1122), whose product is MTQLSIEATNLSVRFKDRLLFHIPNLVLGPRDAVYLSGDNGVGKTTLLKVLSGLQRPTTGAININKPSLLRRLFYAHSNNGVVYMHQTPYMFDGTVLDNVCYGLKFTIRERQKRRNEAINALRMVGLETLADEHISVLSGGERQRVAMARAWVTKPAVLLMDESSASLDQESTDRLVVLCKDLLSRGTSLVITSHQKNALTELCRRQWTISDSQLIERAELQLVNEDNNKYAYAG